One stretch of Haladaptatus sp. R4 DNA includes these proteins:
- a CDS encoding long-chain fatty acid--CoA ligase, whose product MEWRDAEKEFTDPVIERTTLSRMFEDSAERHENRPAQQYKGGIYRRSLTETVLPAAPNGEFRSISYPKMRDIVRNLAAGFRDLGVEADDRVGIFSDTRMEWAQSDFALLAAGAVVTTVYRSSSVSQVEYLLGDPEATGVVVENESLLERVFEAEDALDLEFIVVMDSLSREYDRDDIYTLAEVHDRGEAAFDLDEYESWLDARDPDDLATLIYTSGTTGRPKGVKLTHWNFRSNVNQCYRRFGPRPDKECPVIDEYSKAVSFLPLAHVFERTAGHFMLFAAGACIAYAESPDTLQDDFQTVKPTTGTSVPRVYERIYDAIRAQADESDFSRRVFDWATDVGVAYHETDSPSLSLRAQKALADRLVFDKVKEGLGGNIDFFISGGGSLSADLCALYHGMGLPILEGYGLTETSPVICVNPPEAPKIGTIGYPVVDVEVRVDESIVGEDFSEAAGDVGELLVKGPNVTDGYWNKPEETERAFTEDGWFRTGDIVEIRPDGYIAFRERAKELLVLSTGKNVPPGPIEDAFAASEIVEQCMVMGDGRKFVSALIVPNVEKVRERAAREGISLPDDDRELCRNDTVSNWIEDEIERINPQFESYEQIKQFRLVPIEFTEDNDLLTPTMKKKRRNIRSRFSDDIDSIYME is encoded by the coding sequence ATGGAGTGGCGTGACGCCGAGAAAGAGTTTACCGACCCCGTCATCGAGCGGACGACGCTGTCCCGAATGTTCGAAGACAGCGCCGAACGACACGAAAATCGTCCCGCACAGCAGTACAAGGGCGGTATCTACCGTCGCTCACTGACCGAAACCGTGCTCCCGGCGGCACCGAACGGCGAGTTTCGGTCGATTTCGTACCCGAAGATGCGCGATATCGTCCGGAACCTCGCCGCCGGATTCCGCGACCTCGGCGTCGAAGCGGACGACAGAGTCGGGATTTTTTCGGACACGCGAATGGAGTGGGCACAGAGTGACTTCGCGTTGCTCGCCGCAGGCGCTGTCGTGACGACGGTGTACAGGAGTTCTTCCGTTTCACAGGTCGAATACCTCCTCGGAGACCCCGAAGCCACGGGCGTCGTCGTCGAAAACGAAAGTTTGCTGGAGCGGGTGTTCGAGGCAGAGGACGCGTTGGACCTCGAATTCATCGTCGTGATGGATTCGCTCTCGCGGGAGTACGACCGAGACGACATCTACACCCTCGCCGAGGTACACGACCGGGGAGAGGCGGCCTTCGACCTCGACGAGTACGAATCGTGGCTCGACGCCCGCGACCCCGACGACCTCGCCACGCTCATCTACACCAGCGGGACGACGGGCCGACCCAAAGGCGTGAAGCTTACCCACTGGAACTTCCGGTCGAACGTCAACCAATGTTATCGTCGGTTCGGACCGCGCCCCGACAAGGAGTGTCCCGTCATCGACGAGTATTCGAAAGCCGTCTCGTTCCTCCCGCTCGCACACGTTTTCGAGCGGACCGCGGGTCACTTCATGCTGTTCGCCGCCGGTGCGTGCATCGCCTACGCGGAAAGCCCGGACACGCTACAGGACGACTTCCAAACGGTGAAACCGACCACCGGAACCAGCGTCCCTCGCGTCTACGAGCGGATCTACGATGCGATTCGCGCACAGGCCGACGAGAGCGACTTCAGCCGCCGCGTTTTCGACTGGGCGACGGACGTCGGCGTTGCGTACCACGAAACGGACTCTCCAAGCCTGAGTCTCCGTGCACAGAAAGCTCTCGCGGACAGACTCGTCTTCGACAAGGTAAAGGAGGGCCTCGGCGGCAACATCGACTTCTTCATCAGCGGCGGTGGCAGTCTGTCGGCCGATTTGTGTGCGCTCTATCATGGCATGGGACTGCCGATCCTCGAAGGCTACGGACTCACGGAAACCTCGCCCGTCATCTGCGTCAACCCACCCGAAGCGCCGAAAATCGGCACCATCGGCTACCCCGTCGTGGACGTCGAGGTTCGGGTCGACGAATCGATCGTCGGGGAGGACTTCTCGGAAGCGGCGGGAGACGTCGGCGAGCTGCTCGTCAAAGGTCCGAACGTCACCGACGGCTACTGGAACAAACCCGAGGAGACCGAACGCGCCTTCACGGAGGATGGGTGGTTCCGAACCGGCGACATCGTGGAGATCCGACCGGACGGCTACATCGCGTTCCGCGAACGCGCCAAGGAGTTGCTCGTTCTCTCGACCGGCAAGAACGTCCCACCGGGCCCCATCGAGGATGCCTTCGCCGCCAGCGAAATCGTCGAACAGTGCATGGTCATGGGCGACGGCCGGAAATTCGTCAGCGCGCTCATCGTCCCCAACGTCGAGAAGGTTCGTGAGCGGGCCGCCCGCGAGGGGATTTCCCTCCCGGACGACGACCGTGAACTCTGTCGGAACGATACGGTCTCCAACTGGATCGAAGACGAAATCGAGCGGATCAACCCCCAGTTCGAATCGTACGAGCAGATCAAGCAGTTCCGCCTCGTCCCCATCGAGTTCACCGAGGACAACGACCTGCTCACCCCCACGATGAAGAAAAAGCGTCGCAACATCCGCTCACGCTTCTCCGACGACATCGATTCGATTTACATGGAGTGA